A portion of the Anthonomus grandis grandis chromosome 19, icAntGran1.3, whole genome shotgun sequence genome contains these proteins:
- the LOC126747116 gene encoding immunoglobulin-binding protein 1, with the protein MCSKPDEDVTQTLHTIFHEGLDLYNKVSNSNEPTNSPQIQRDVQKGIALLEQATRLVSLADIFSKNEELDELATNDIQYLLLPALLGFLTAKLTSRERKEVVEIAEVYFKDFLQRTNGYKLSNYHFNKPEETVDNSKKTDFELLSMAVNTRANKIQKYREHKELKEHLNNLKTNVENEHADEDIKRKYFLTMLRVFIHDVVDELESINMEKPILEHMAAVKREDAPKPKRPPPPPLKPIIITKDAAQKAVYGAGYPSLPTMTVDEFYEKRVAEGAFPDPNKPREAKGGAMSLQEASLAGISLNDQQDQEEEETENKEERDDEELIARMRARDEYRDEHRRGWGNRMNRS; encoded by the coding sequence atgtgcTCTAAGCCGGATGAAGACGTCACCCAAACGCTCCATACGATTTTTCACGAGGGGCTCGATCTGTACAATAAAGTGTCCAATAGTAACGAGCCGACCAACAGTCCCCAGATACAAAGGGACGTGCAAAAGGGGATCGCCCTCCTGGAACAGGCCACTCGTCTGGTGTCACTCGCGGATATTTTCAGTAAAAACGAGGAACTGGACGAACTGGCCACTAATGACATCCAGTACCTCCTGCTCCCCGCTCTGCTCGGTTTTCTCACTGCGAAATTGACCTCCAGGGAACGCAAGGAGGTGGTCGAAATAGCAGAAGTTTATTTCAAAGATTTCTTGCAAAGAACCAACGGCTACAAGCTGAGCAATTATCACTTTAATAAACCAGAAGAAACAGTTGATAACTCGAAAAAAACCGACTTTGAATTGCTCTCTATGGCCGTAAACACGCGAGCCAACAAAATTCAAAAGTACCGGGAGCACAAGGAACTCAAAGAGCATCTGAACAATTTAAAGACCAACGTGGAAAACGAACATGCAGACGAGGACATCAAGAGGAAATATTTCCTCACCATGCTGCGGGTGTTCATCCATGATGTGGTGGATGAGTTGGAGAGCATCAACATGGAAAAACCGATTTTGGAGCACATGGCCGCAGTGAAAAGGGAGGATGCACCCAAGCCCAAAAGACCACCCCCGCCCCCCCTGAAACCGATAATCATCACAAAAGATGCTGCACAAAAGGCAGTTTATGGGGCTGGATACCCCTCGTTACCCACCATGACTGTGGATGAGTTTTATGAAAAGAGGGTGGCAGAAGGGGCTTTTCCGGATCCCAATAAACCCAGGGAGGCAAAAGGGGGAGCCATGAGTCTTCAGGAAGCCTCATTGGCAGGTATTTCATTGAATGACCAACAGGATCAGGAAGAAGAAGAGACTGAAAATAAAGAAGAGAGAGATGATGAGGAACTAATTGCAAGGATGAGAGCTCGGGATGAATATAGAGATGAACACAGGAGGGGATGGGGCAACAGGATGAACAGGAGTTGA